A portion of the Candidatus Stygibacter australis genome contains these proteins:
- a CDS encoding FlgD immunoglobulin-like domain containing protein, giving the protein MNLGRKRAVQLIFLLIITMSVNLLTAEIGDIIWEENFDNLDNWLIETGNGSWGWGNGELEYYHGDNVEIAEIPGDPGNNALHITARQESGPGIVDQWGNPLNYTSGKVTTKSFLSLKYGMIETRVSIPDLDVGGWPAIWMLGTANYNWPLRGEIDLMEMGHTQSFRDLHDSHNGGNGQNNSTANQMVSANAIYYSEDAVSPGNPSGAASLSWDPEDEFCRPYYSYDPSLTNRFLTYRTYWDEESLRFTVIDDEIEYDLYTEPFVIDSVSAELQQPFYLIANLAIGGALTDAYNLGDPGSGLPVSMPFPAHMYLDYIKVYQWNDMGEVHIGPPDFEGGTFGIFTDNTPTNNELEAGISSEIYVWEGTLTEGTILPYEGENGISWSSTGIGWFGAGIMSIQPVNLFNFGEGNLKFMIKIPASIAFQIGIIDAWGNQSYVEFPAYQTTYGLVRNGEWAQASIPVDDLRGQFIDLRMLTYEFVILEVNGAQCEFALDDIYYDGGLNDNTEEIITTVPSSLQQNYPNPFNPETTIKFTLASQSDSNEISIYNLKGQRVYSKDLSGYPAGENQVTWKGIANNGSPVASGIYFYQLKANGNICDTRRMLLLK; this is encoded by the coding sequence ATGAATTTAGGGAGAAAACGGGCAGTTCAGCTAATATTTCTGCTGATCATCACGATGTCAGTTAATCTGTTAACTGCTGAAATAGGCGATATTATCTGGGAAGAGAATTTTGATAACCTGGATAACTGGCTGATTGAAACCGGTAACGGTTCTTGGGGCTGGGGTAATGGAGAACTGGAATATTACCATGGAGATAATGTAGAAATAGCTGAAATCCCTGGTGATCCGGGTAATAATGCCCTCCATATCACAGCCCGACAGGAATCGGGTCCTGGGATAGTAGATCAATGGGGCAATCCGCTTAATTATACTTCCGGAAAAGTGACCACAAAGTCGTTTCTATCCCTTAAATATGGTATGATAGAAACAAGGGTCAGCATCCCTGACCTTGATGTGGGTGGCTGGCCAGCGATCTGGATGCTGGGTACAGCAAATTATAACTGGCCCCTGCGCGGTGAAATTGATCTTATGGAAATGGGGCATACCCAATCCTTCAGAGACCTGCACGATAGTCATAATGGCGGAAATGGACAGAATAATTCAACTGCCAATCAAATGGTGAGTGCAAATGCTATCTATTATTCTGAAGATGCCGTTTCACCGGGAAATCCCTCTGGAGCAGCAAGCCTCTCCTGGGATCCGGAGGATGAATTTTGCCGTCCATATTACAGTTATGATCCATCGCTCACTAATAGATTTCTGACCTACCGTACTTACTGGGATGAAGAAAGCCTTAGATTTACTGTGATCGATGATGAAATCGAATATGATCTATATACTGAGCCATTTGTAATTGACAGCGTTTCTGCTGAGCTTCAGCAACCTTTTTATCTGATAGCCAATCTTGCTATTGGCGGGGCGCTTACTGATGCTTATAATCTTGGTGATCCCGGCAGCGGTCTTCCTGTTTCCATGCCCTTCCCGGCGCACATGTATCTTGATTATATAAAGGTTTATCAGTGGAATGATATGGGAGAAGTACATATTGGACCACCAGATTTTGAGGGTGGCACATTTGGTATTTTCACAGATAACACTCCCACAAATAATGAATTAGAAGCCGGAATCAGTTCCGAGATATATGTCTGGGAAGGAACTTTGACGGAGGGAACAATCCTGCCTTATGAAGGTGAGAATGGGATTTCCTGGTCATCTACCGGAATAGGCTGGTTTGGGGCAGGGATTATGTCAATTCAGCCCGTAAATCTTTTTAATTTCGGAGAGGGAAATTTAAAGTTCATGATCAAGATCCCTGCTTCCATCGCTTTTCAAATTGGCATTATTGATGCCTGGGGCAATCAGTCTTATGTGGAATTTCCAGCTTATCAAACCACCTATGGACTCGTTCGAAACGGAGAATGGGCTCAGGCAAGTATCCCAGTCGATGATTTGCGGGGACAATTCATTGATCTGCGTATGTTAACCTATGAGTTCGTTATCCTGGAAGTAAATGGTGCTCAGTGCGAATTTGCCCTGGATGATATTTATTATGATGGTGGGCTTAATGATAATACAGAAGAGATCATCACCACAGTACCATCATCTTTGCAGCAGAATTATCCCAATCCCTTTAACCCTGAAACTACTATCAAGTTCACTCTGGCAAGTCAAAGTGACAGTAATGAAATATCTATTTATAACCTGAAGGGACAAAGGGTATATTCTAAAGATTTGAGCGGTTATCCTGCCGGAGAAAATCAGGTCACCTGGAAAGGAATCGCTAATAATGGCAGTCCGGTAGCTTCTGGAATATATTTCTATCAGCTAAAGGCTAATGGAAATATCTGTGATACCAGACGGATGCTCTTGCTTAAATAA
- a CDS encoding HEPN domain-containing protein: MDNGKYLKYWLEAGDRDHDAMLHLYENKDYHWSLFMGHLVIEKLLKAYYVINKSDQPPYIHDLLRLAEKAELKLTDDQMDKLDTITTFNIRARYDDYKLRFYKKCTREFTEKWINEIEEFIKWIKMML, translated from the coding sequence ATGGATAACGGAAAATATTTAAAATACTGGTTAGAGGCAGGAGATCGAGATCATGATGCCATGCTGCACCTCTATGAGAATAAGGATTATCATTGGTCTCTCTTTATGGGTCATCTTGTAATTGAGAAATTATTAAAAGCTTACTATGTAATAAATAAGAGTGATCAACCTCCATATATACACGATTTATTAAGACTTGCCGAAAAGGCTGAATTGAAGCTTACAGATGATCAGATGGATAAGCTGGATACGATTACAACTTTCAATATAAGAGCAAGATATGATGATTATAAACTGCGTTTTTATAAAAAATGCACCAGAGAATTTACCGAAAAATGGATCAATGAGATTGAGGAGTTCATCAAATGGATAAAAATGATGCTTTGA
- a CDS encoding nucleotidyltransferase domain-containing protein, translating to MDKNDALIIARNYINYLIKKNMKIHNAYLFGSYAKGTFSEDSDIDIAIIFNEMADEIDMQIELMKLRRKIDTRIEPHPYLRSELDMYNPLWREILSKGIEIPVV from the coding sequence ATGGATAAAAATGATGCTTTGATAATAGCCAGAAATTACATAAACTATTTAATAAAGAAAAATATGAAGATTCACAATGCTTATTTATTTGGGTCTTATGCAAAAGGAACTTTTAGTGAAGACAGCGATATTGATATAGCAATAATCTTCAATGAAATGGCTGATGAAATTGATATGCAGATTGAATTGATGAAACTAAGAAGAAAAATAGATACAAGAATTGAACCTCACCCTTATTTGAGGAGTGAACTGGATATGTATAATCCTCTTTGGAGAGAAATTTTAAGCAAGGGTATTGAGATACCAGTCGTTTGA
- a CDS encoding SAM-dependent methyltransferase has protein sequence MEIEKNIEFERPAIYVVATPIGNPYDITLRALNVLSSADLVICEERKVGSRLLRRYGFKQEILEVIEHNEKTIVNEIIHKIISENLAVALISDAGTPLFADPGNTLIPQAYQSGIRNIPRPIGPNLKAMYPEILEYTHLCGVNGLRTHKAIIEFEGNKFSCDKIFAADSTFC, from the coding sequence ATGGAAATAGAAAAAAATATTGAATTTGAGCGACCGGCAATTTATGTGGTGGCAACCCCGATAGGTAATCCCTATGATATTACGCTGCGTGCTCTAAATGTTCTCTCCAGTGCTGATCTAGTGATCTGTGAAGAACGGAAAGTGGGTTCCAGACTTTTGAGAAGATATGGCTTTAAGCAGGAAATACTGGAAGTTATTGAGCATAATGAAAAGACTATAGTTAACGAAATAATTCATAAAATAATCTCAGAGAACCTGGCAGTAGCCCTGATCTCAGATGCTGGAACGCCTCTTTTTGCTGATCCTGGTAATACCTTGATCCCGCAGGCATATCAGAGCGGGATTCGGAACATTCCCAGGCCTATCGGTCCCAATTTGAAAGCAATGTATCCGGAAATCCTTGAATATACACATCTTTGTGGTGTAAATGGTTTAAGAACTCATAAAGCTATAATTGAATTCGAAGGGAATAAATTCAGTTGTGATAAAATTTTTGCAGCAGATTCAACATTCTGTTGA
- a CDS encoding ABC transporter permease, protein MFKQNILQAFRVLKKDKFHSFLNIIGLALGLCCSILVLLFVQNELSYDMHHENIDRIYRYGVNMTIGDNNSTQPICNAAVGPLLQNEMPEIEAYMRCFYPGQLLVNGNDKTLYESSMLMTDNSIFQIFSHPFIYGNRSEALERANTIVLTEKTAKKYFEDQNPVGEELEIDNEIYEITGVIENLPENSHLKFSALMSLNSYLQTQNLEDIYTPRALGGNMMFFTYFLFSKNFTAEQFSKKFQNFYNREMVENDRINYIAVVEPVEDIYLNSTIDKRYSQANRRFLYGFASIGLFILILVCINYVNMATSRAGSRAREIGMKKVLGAQKKQLIRQFLSEAVILSFLALVIGFVLANLILMLTPFNELINKSLQINLLNNPILLGSSFLITIFVGLISGFYPAFYLSHLAPISSLKGYMKKGKAGSFFRNALVSFQFIISITAVILTLFMHQQIDFMQSFDLGFDQENVLTISATNEEILKNFKNYREMIIDHHGVVSAGFSDSPIGKGFTGYAFNWEAESGEMEIHATRQLYADKNYLETMGIPIVAGRNFTKERNLDDPSIDFIVNEAMIELFGWENPIGKRNQYGQVIGVMKDFSFASARNEIIPLYILQPRNPLGVLNIRLKGENISETMTFIKQKWQEFAPGFPINYSFLEQDLNTIYASDVIQKKLSSIFTYFCILISCFGLFGLTSYSTLQRTKEVAVRKILGSSVLQIIVTLFKGIFTTIVVSAILAGPLAYFVFSLWQKNYANKVSVNPLIFGLAFLGALLVSFLTSAYHTIKVANTNPVEALKYE, encoded by the coding sequence ATGTTTAAACAAAACATTTTACAAGCTTTCAGAGTTTTAAAGAAGGATAAATTCCATTCCTTCTTGAATATCATCGGTTTGGCACTTGGTTTGTGCTGTAGTATCCTCGTACTGCTCTTCGTGCAGAATGAATTATCTTATGACATGCATCACGAAAATATCGACCGCATCTATCGTTATGGTGTGAATATGACCATTGGCGACAATAACAGCACACAACCAATCTGTAATGCTGCAGTAGGACCGCTTCTTCAAAATGAAATGCCGGAGATTGAAGCTTACATGCGTTGCTTTTATCCGGGACAACTACTTGTGAATGGAAATGATAAAACTCTGTATGAAAGCAGTATGTTGATGACCGACAACAGCATCTTCCAGATTTTCAGCCACCCCTTTATTTATGGAAACCGCTCGGAAGCTTTGGAACGAGCCAATACAATTGTGCTTACGGAAAAAACCGCTAAAAAATATTTTGAAGATCAAAATCCGGTAGGAGAAGAACTGGAAATTGATAATGAGATTTATGAAATTACCGGAGTTATAGAAAATCTACCTGAAAATTCGCATCTTAAATTCTCTGCTTTGATGTCACTTAATTCTTATTTACAAACACAAAATCTGGAAGACATTTATACACCACGGGCTTTGGGTGGAAATATGATGTTCTTTACCTATTTTCTATTTTCCAAAAACTTCACTGCTGAACAATTTTCTAAAAAATTCCAGAATTTCTATAATAGAGAAATGGTAGAAAATGATCGGATTAATTACATCGCAGTTGTAGAACCTGTCGAAGACATCTATCTCAATTCTACAATTGATAAAAGATATTCGCAGGCAAATCGTCGTTTCCTGTATGGATTTGCTTCCATTGGTTTGTTCATCCTAATTTTGGTCTGTATAAATTACGTGAACATGGCAACATCACGTGCAGGCAGTAGGGCGCGGGAAATCGGTATGAAAAAAGTTCTGGGAGCACAAAAGAAACAACTCATTCGACAATTCCTTAGCGAAGCAGTAATTCTTTCATTCCTGGCTCTTGTCATCGGCTTTGTTTTAGCAAATCTAATTCTAATGTTAACTCCCTTCAATGAATTGATAAATAAGAGCTTGCAGATCAATTTATTGAACAATCCGATTTTGTTGGGCAGTTCATTCCTCATCACAATTTTTGTGGGATTGATCTCTGGTTTTTATCCTGCCTTTTATCTTTCTCATTTAGCACCGATCTCTTCTTTGAAAGGTTATATGAAGAAAGGAAAAGCCGGAAGCTTCTTCCGAAATGCATTGGTTTCGTTTCAATTCATTATTTCCATCACAGCTGTTATTTTAACTCTTTTTATGCACCAGCAGATCGATTTTATGCAAAGTTTTGATTTGGGATTTGATCAAGAAAATGTATTAACAATTTCAGCTACGAACGAAGAAATTCTAAAGAATTTCAAAAATTATCGCGAAATGATCATCGATCATCACGGTGTTGTTTCAGCAGGATTTTCAGATTCTCCTATAGGAAAAGGATTTACTGGTTATGCTTTCAATTGGGAAGCTGAAAGCGGTGAGATGGAAATTCATGCTACTCGACAACTTTATGCAGATAAGAATTACTTGGAAACAATGGGCATTCCGATAGTTGCAGGACGAAATTTTACAAAAGAAAGAAACCTCGATGATCCTTCGATCGACTTTATCGTTAATGAAGCAATGATTGAACTTTTTGGCTGGGAAAATCCAATCGGTAAAAGAAACCAATATGGTCAGGTTATCGGAGTGATGAAAGATTTCAGTTTTGCTTCTGCCAGAAATGAAATCATTCCTCTATACATTCTTCAACCTCGTAATCCGCTTGGAGTTCTTAATATCCGCTTGAAAGGAGAAAACATTTCTGAAACCATGACTTTCATTAAACAGAAATGGCAGGAATTTGCACCTGGATTTCCAATTAATTACTCATTCCTAGAGCAGGATTTGAATACAATTTATGCCAGCGATGTAATCCAGAAGAAGCTATCCAGTATCTTCACATATTTCTGTATTCTAATCTCTTGTTTTGGTTTGTTTGGATTAACTTCATATTCCACCCTCCAACGAACTAAAGAAGTAGCGGTAAGAAAGATCCTGGGTTCCAGCGTTCTGCAGATCATCGTAACGTTGTTCAAGGGGATTTTTACAACAATAGTTGTTTCAGCAATTTTAGCAGGTCCACTGGCCTATTTTGTTTTTAGTCTTTGGCAAAAGAATTATGCCAACAAAGTTTCTGTAAATCCCCTGATTTTTGGTCTGGCTTTTCTGGGAGCACTTCTGGTTAGTTTCCTCACTTCCGCTTATCACACAATCAAAGTTGCCAACACTAATCCAGTAGAAGCTCTTAAATACGAGTAG